The following coding sequences lie in one Cercospora beticola chromosome 9, complete sequence genomic window:
- a CDS encoding uncharacterized protein (BUSCO:EOG09263R62): protein MSSSILLTPPTANDPSKTLAVSAQAKSFFRSQSSWSLPYPLSLFSNSESQEKWASYENIFLSALRTGDDDAAYLCLEELTDRFGQTNERVAALRGLWAEATAKTQEDLENVMNHYEEILKEDPTVFTIRKRRIALLKSMGKTGEAAAALTNLLDTSPTDVESWSELAELYVQQGLYDQAKFCLEEVLLLAPNGWNLHARMGEVTILSANAQQAGSGEQLKQLSEAVRRFCRSVELCDDYLRGYYGLKLSSTRLLDVLSTSKKGQVTSSDPSTGDLAPPSIENVKKLNEMATAKLAEIVRRSTSGEKGWDGYNAAEIAAARELLDKDTQKIAR from the exons ATGTCTTCGTCAATACTGCTCACACCGCCGACTGCGAACGATCCTTCGAAGACTCTAGCCGTCTCCGCGCAAGCTAAATCGTTCTTCAGATCGCAATCTTCCTGGTCGCTCCCCTACCCGCTTTCACTCTTCTCGAACTCCGAATCGCAGGAGAAATGGGCCTCGTACGAGAACATCTTCCTTTCTGCGCTGCGCACgggcgacgatgatgcaGCATATCTGTGTCTCGAGGAACTCACCGACCGCTTCGGCCAGACAAATGAACGCGTGGCAGCTCTCCGCGGGCTTTGGGCTGAAGCTACAGCCAAGACACAGGAGGATCTGGAGAATGTTATGAATCACTACGAAGAGATCCTGAAGGAGGACCCCACAGTATTCACGATTCGCAAGAGAAGGATAGCGTTACTGAAGAGCATGGGGAAGACGGGAGAGGCGGCCGCGGCATTGACCAACCTACTTGATACGAGCCCCACGGACGTTGAGAGTTGGAGTGAGCTGGCGGAGTTATACGTACAGCAGGGACTGTATGATCAGGCAAAGTTCTGCTTGGAAGAGGTTCTATTGCTGGCACCGAATGGATGGAATCTGCACGCACGGATGGGCGAAGTCACAATACTGAGCGCCAACGCACAGCAGGCTGGGAGCGGAGAACAGTTGAAGCAGCTAAGTGAGGCGGTGAGGAGATTCTGCAGGAGTGTTGAATTGTGCGACGACTACCTACGCGGCTACTATGGATTGAAGCTG AGCTCGACCCGATTATTGGATGTCCTATCTACGAGCAAGAAGGGACAGGTAACAAGCTCCGATCCTTCGACGGGGGATCTCGCACCGCCAAGCATAGAAAACGTCAAGAAGTTGAATGAAATGGCGACAGCAAAACTTGCGGAGATTGTACGAAGAAGCACATCTGGCGAGAAGGGATGGGATGGCTACAATGCAGCTGAGATCGCTGCCGCTCGGGAATTATTAGACAAAGACACGCAGAAAATTGCAAGATGA